A genomic segment from Malus domestica chromosome 05, GDT2T_hap1 encodes:
- the LOC114824741 gene encoding uncharacterized protein: MEHTVQESDPGSRHEGKGKERAGSVPWKDLRVATRPKDFGDINNCLAGRRFAFDELGEPLAKDESDCDRMLKLSSYVMAEYHDRLQEVERYKAKLKENKQLVDEARRNKGLLTQALQLKDETMESLKRRNGENLRLKKLLEATKKQLEVATLEVSKVRGELDGALVEISELEKSIPTEREAAVQEYLSSSTFHLAIKPYCAQEARFEKRKWMAVLDRYDDGSILRKYHEDIDEHHRKGETFVLAVDPSSEDESDNEGSADAQTQHGEEDLGDAEDDGRTRSDTARGSASDENE, encoded by the exons atggagcacactgtccaggaaagtgatcctggttcccgccatgaggggaaaggcaaggaaagagctggtagtgtcccgtggaaggacttgagggttgccacgcggccaaaggattttggggatatcaacaattgcttggcagggcgtcgattcgccttcgatgagctcggagagcccttagctaaggatgaatcggattgcgaccggatgttgaagctgtcttcatat gtcatggccgagtatcacgacagactgcaagaggttgagcggtacaaggcaaaactgaaggagaataagcagcttgtggacgaagcccgaaggaataagggacttttgactcaggctctccaactgaaggacgaaaccatggagagcttgaaaaggcgaaatggtgagaacctaaggcttaagaaattgcttgaggcaactaaaaaacagttggaggtggctaccttggaggtatccaaggttaggggagaattggatggtgccttagttgagatttctgaactggagaagagcattccaactgaaagggaggctgctgtgcaagaatacttaagttcttcgacctttcatcttgctattaaaccctactgtgctcaagaagctcgctttgaaaaaaggaaatggatggccgtccttgatcgttatgatgatgggagcattcttcgaaaataccacgaagatatagatgagcatcatcgaaagggcgagacatttgtccttgctgttgatcctagcagcgaagatgagtctgataatgaaggtagtgctgatgcacagactcagcatggtgaagaggatcttggggatgcagaggatgatggtaggacgcggagtgatactgccaggggttcagcttcagatgagaatgaatag